In the genome of Pseudarthrobacter sp. IC2-21, one region contains:
- a CDS encoding serine/threonine-protein kinase codes for MGAESPSSIKDEVVGGRYRLGDVIGRGGMSTVYCAHDENLGRDVALKLFAPQAPDADELKRQEAEIQLLATLNHPSLVTLFDAGIDTRIPGEPRPFLTMELVEGQDLRSRIRHSPVPLDELAVIGAGIADALAYVHGLGVIHRDIKPGNILLVQIRPGEPLRPKLTDFGIARIVDATRLTATGTMVGTAAYLSPEQALGSPLSPATDIYSFGLVLLECIKQTIEYPGNAVESAVARLHRSPEIPDDVPSEWADLIRSMTAIEPLERPAAADVETVLRQALVSPASTPGELALETTRVLPAMPFRPPSIAITAETELPPAPRRSRRFWLYIILGLLAVVAAATALTVSLAAQQTPDVVPYPTVTGSLGDHLQELQKSVEP; via the coding sequence ATGGGGGCGGAATCGCCTAGCTCCATCAAGGATGAAGTGGTTGGCGGACGCTACCGTTTGGGTGACGTGATCGGCCGCGGCGGCATGTCCACCGTTTACTGTGCCCATGACGAAAACCTTGGCCGGGACGTGGCCTTGAAGCTTTTCGCACCGCAGGCCCCGGATGCCGACGAGCTGAAACGCCAGGAAGCGGAGATCCAGCTGCTGGCAACCCTCAACCACCCCAGCCTGGTGACGTTGTTCGACGCCGGGATTGACACCCGCATCCCCGGTGAACCCCGGCCGTTCCTGACCATGGAACTGGTCGAAGGCCAGGACCTTCGCAGCCGCATCAGGCACAGCCCCGTCCCCCTGGACGAACTGGCTGTGATCGGGGCGGGCATTGCCGACGCCCTGGCGTACGTTCACGGTCTGGGTGTCATCCACCGGGACATCAAGCCCGGCAATATCCTCCTGGTTCAGATCCGCCCGGGCGAGCCCCTGCGTCCCAAGCTGACGGACTTCGGCATAGCCAGGATCGTTGACGCGACACGGCTCACTGCCACGGGAACCATGGTGGGGACTGCCGCGTACCTCAGCCCGGAGCAGGCTTTGGGCTCGCCGCTGTCTCCTGCCACGGACATCTACTCCTTCGGGCTTGTCCTGTTGGAGTGCATCAAGCAAACGATTGAGTATCCGGGTAACGCGGTCGAGTCGGCCGTGGCACGCCTGCACCGCTCGCCTGAGATCCCGGACGATGTCCCCTCCGAGTGGGCCGACCTGATCCGCTCCATGACGGCCATCGAGCCGTTGGAACGTCCGGCGGCGGCCGACGTCGAAACGGTGCTCCGGCAAGCACTGGTCTCGCCGGCATCCACCCCGGGTGAACTCGCGCTGGAAACCACCCGGGTGCTCCCGGCCATGCCTTTCAGGCCCCCCTCCATCGCGATCACCGCCGAAACTGAGCTGCCCCCTGCCCCGCGGCGATCCAGGCGTTTCTGGCTTTACATCATTCTGGGCCTCCTCGCCGTGGTGGCTGCCGCAACGGCCCTGACCGTCAGCCTCGCTGCACAGCAAACGCCCGACGTCGTCCCCTACCCCACGGTCACCGGCAGCCTGGGTGACCACCTCCAGGAACTCCAGAAAAGCGTGGAACCATGA
- a CDS encoding catalase — MPEESNIQIPGVPASEPAALDEPTTPREPLPPKPDQQGPEAVSPTGTPTGAPLTARAQSGQYLTTAQGLRLGDTDHSLKAGPRGPVLLQDHHLREKITHFDHERIPERVVHARGAGAHGVFRSYGTAARISRAGFLAKDVETPVFVRFSTVLGSRGSADAVRDTRGFSTKFYTDEGTYDLVGNNIPVFFIQDGIKFPDLIHAGKPHPDREIPQAQSAHDTFWDFVSLHTEAQAHTMWNMSDRGIPRSLRTMEGFGVHTFRFVNAEGKTTLVKFHWKPKQGVHSLVWEEAQIINGMDPDFHRRDLADAIEAGAFPEWELGVQTFPDTEDQMFEGIDLLDPTKFVPEELAPVQPIGIMTLNANPTNYFAETEQVAFHPGHLVPGIDVTNDPLLQVRLFSYLDTQISRLGGPNFGQIPINRPQAPVNDMLRDGMHQQAVHGGAAPYHPNSLDGGCPFLAGQDMSAFIDVPEELAASIKERKNPASFSDHYSQARLFFRSLTPVEQDHVIQAYTFELGKCYEKAIRERQLLALANVDTDLCAAVAKGLGMPAPAATEDVADAEPSPALSQLGKTWPVAGRVVGIMADQDSDLEEVNAARKALDALGIVPLVIAPAGGTLGEEGDGGVPVQRTYLTARSTEFDAVIVAGGAMRASDATAGRDAKAGEPGASLDPRVVLLLSEAFRHAKALGAWGEHSATLETAGIPQDTAGVVAAGTAGELVPQIAELLANHRVWERFPAN; from the coding sequence GTGCCTGAAGAAAGCAACATCCAGATTCCCGGTGTTCCTGCCAGTGAACCCGCGGCCCTCGACGAGCCCACCACTCCGCGTGAGCCCCTGCCGCCCAAGCCGGACCAGCAGGGCCCGGAAGCAGTCTCACCAACGGGGACGCCGACCGGGGCGCCTCTGACCGCGCGTGCCCAGTCGGGGCAGTACCTCACCACAGCGCAGGGGCTCAGGCTCGGCGACACGGACCATTCCCTGAAAGCCGGCCCGCGCGGACCTGTCCTGCTGCAGGACCACCACCTCCGGGAAAAGATCACGCATTTCGACCACGAACGCATTCCGGAGCGTGTGGTGCACGCCCGTGGCGCGGGCGCGCATGGAGTGTTCAGGTCCTACGGCACCGCCGCCAGGATCAGCCGCGCCGGCTTCCTGGCCAAGGATGTGGAAACGCCGGTCTTCGTACGCTTTTCCACGGTCCTGGGCTCGCGCGGGTCTGCGGACGCCGTCCGTGACACGCGGGGATTTTCCACCAAGTTCTACACGGATGAAGGCACCTACGACCTCGTGGGCAACAACATCCCGGTCTTCTTCATTCAGGACGGCATCAAGTTTCCGGACCTTATCCACGCCGGAAAGCCCCACCCGGACCGGGAGATTCCGCAGGCCCAGAGCGCCCATGACACCTTTTGGGATTTTGTTTCCCTGCACACTGAGGCGCAGGCCCACACCATGTGGAACATGTCCGACCGGGGGATCCCGCGGTCCTTGCGGACCATGGAAGGTTTCGGCGTCCACACTTTCCGCTTCGTGAACGCCGAGGGAAAGACCACGCTGGTGAAGTTCCACTGGAAGCCCAAGCAGGGCGTCCACTCGCTGGTCTGGGAAGAAGCCCAGATCATCAACGGGATGGACCCGGACTTCCATCGCCGGGACCTGGCCGACGCCATCGAAGCCGGCGCTTTCCCGGAATGGGAACTGGGGGTGCAGACCTTCCCGGATACCGAGGACCAGATGTTCGAGGGCATCGACCTGCTGGACCCCACCAAGTTCGTTCCCGAGGAGTTGGCCCCGGTCCAGCCCATCGGCATCATGACGCTCAACGCCAACCCCACCAACTATTTCGCGGAGACCGAGCAGGTGGCCTTCCATCCAGGACATTTGGTGCCTGGCATCGACGTTACCAACGACCCGCTGCTGCAGGTCAGGCTGTTTTCCTACCTTGACACCCAGATCTCCCGGCTTGGCGGTCCAAACTTCGGCCAGATCCCGATCAACCGTCCGCAGGCACCGGTGAATGACATGCTCCGCGACGGCATGCACCAGCAGGCGGTGCACGGCGGGGCGGCACCGTACCACCCCAATTCGCTGGACGGCGGCTGCCCGTTCCTCGCCGGCCAGGACATGAGCGCCTTCATTGACGTGCCGGAAGAGCTTGCCGCGTCCATCAAGGAGCGGAAGAACCCGGCATCCTTCAGCGATCATTACAGCCAGGCCCGGCTGTTCTTCCGCAGCCTCACCCCCGTGGAGCAGGATCACGTGATCCAGGCCTACACCTTCGAACTGGGCAAGTGCTACGAGAAGGCAATCCGGGAGCGGCAGTTGCTTGCCCTGGCCAATGTGGACACGGACCTGTGCGCGGCCGTGGCGAAGGGCCTGGGCATGCCCGCGCCGGCCGCCACCGAGGACGTTGCCGACGCCGAACCCAGCCCCGCCCTGTCGCAGCTGGGCAAGACCTGGCCGGTGGCCGGCCGCGTAGTAGGGATCATGGCGGATCAGGACAGCGACCTTGAGGAGGTCAACGCAGCACGCAAGGCACTGGACGCTTTGGGCATCGTGCCGCTGGTCATCGCACCGGCCGGCGGAACCCTGGGTGAAGAGGGCGACGGCGGCGTCCCCGTCCAACGGACCTACCTCACCGCGCGCTCCACCGAATTCGATGCAGTCATAGTTGCCGGCGGAGCAATGCGGGCTTCGGATGCCACAGCCGGCCGTGACGCCAAGGCCGGCGAACCCGGCGCTTCACTGGATCCGCGGGTTGTGCTGCTGCTTTCCGAAGCGTTCCGGCATGCCAAGGCGCTGGGGGCGTGGGGGGAACACTCTGCGACGCTTGAAACGGCCGGCATCCCTCAGGACACTGCCGGTGTTGTCGCGGCGGGCACGGCAGGTGAGCTGGTTCCGCAAATCGCGGAACTGCTGGCGAACCACCGTGTGTGGGAACGCTTTCCGGCCAACTAA
- a CDS encoding NADP-dependent isocitrate dehydrogenase, whose product MSKIIYTHTDEAPMLATYSFLPIIEAFASTAGVEVETRDISLAGRIISVFGDYLTPEQQTGDALAELGELAKTPEANIIKLPNISASIPQLKAAIAELQSQGYNLPDYPDNPASDEETAVRSRYDKIKGSAVNPVLREGNSDRRAPLSVKNYARQNPHSMGAWSADSKTNVATMAKDDFRSNEKSVVIDADGTIAIQLVREDGSVKVLKKAFPVLAGEVIDGTVMRAAALDEFLKAQVARAKEEGVLFSAHLKATMMKVSDPIIFGHVVKAYFSELFETYGKQLAAAGISPNNGLAAILSSLEDLPEDVRAGVQALIKKGLDDGPALAMVDSDKGITSLNVPSDIIVDASMPAMIRSSGHMWGPDGKEADTLAVLPDSSYAGVYQVVLDDCRAHGAFDPTTMGTVPNVGLMAQAAEEYGSHDKTFEIQEAGKVQIVDGAGNVLIEHDVAPGDIWRACQTKDAPIRDWVKLAVTRARASKMPAVFWLDESRAHDRNLIAKVNEYLKDHDTTGLQIEIMSPEKATAFTLERIRKGEDTISVSGNVLRDYLTDLFPILELGTSAKMLSVVPLMNGGGLFETGAGGSAPKHVQQLLKENHLRWDSLGEFLALAVSFEHLATTTNNARAQVLADTLDKATGTFLLENKSPSRRAGELDNRGSHYYLARYWAEELAKQTEDAELAASFSAVAGELTSNEETIVGELAAVQGSPVDIGGYYRPDDAKTSAVMRPSATLNKVIATLS is encoded by the coding sequence ATGTCCAAGATTATCTATACCCACACCGACGAAGCGCCGATGCTGGCTACGTATTCGTTCTTGCCGATCATCGAGGCATTTGCTTCGACTGCAGGTGTGGAGGTGGAGACCCGTGACATTTCGCTCGCAGGCCGCATCATCTCCGTGTTCGGTGACTACCTCACCCCGGAGCAGCAGACCGGTGACGCCCTTGCTGAACTCGGTGAACTGGCGAAGACGCCGGAAGCCAACATCATCAAGCTCCCGAACATCAGCGCATCCATCCCGCAGCTGAAGGCCGCCATCGCCGAGCTCCAGAGCCAGGGCTACAACCTGCCGGACTACCCGGACAACCCCGCCTCCGATGAAGAGACGGCCGTCCGGTCCCGCTACGACAAGATCAAGGGCTCCGCCGTGAACCCCGTCCTGCGTGAAGGCAACTCGGACCGCCGGGCGCCGCTGTCGGTGAAGAACTACGCCCGCCAGAACCCGCACTCCATGGGTGCCTGGTCGGCGGACTCCAAAACCAACGTGGCCACCATGGCCAAGGACGATTTCCGCTCCAACGAGAAGTCCGTGGTCATCGACGCCGACGGCACCATCGCCATCCAGCTGGTGCGCGAAGACGGCTCCGTCAAGGTCCTGAAGAAGGCCTTCCCGGTTCTGGCCGGCGAAGTCATCGACGGCACCGTGATGCGCGCCGCAGCCCTGGATGAGTTCCTCAAAGCCCAGGTTGCCCGCGCCAAGGAGGAAGGTGTCCTTTTCTCCGCGCACCTGAAGGCCACCATGATGAAGGTGTCGGACCCCATCATCTTCGGTCACGTGGTGAAGGCCTACTTCTCCGAGCTCTTCGAGACCTACGGCAAGCAGCTGGCCGCCGCCGGCATCAGCCCCAACAACGGCCTGGCCGCCATTCTGAGCAGCCTTGAGGACCTGCCGGAGGACGTTCGCGCCGGAGTCCAGGCACTCATCAAGAAGGGCCTCGACGACGGTCCGGCCCTGGCGATGGTGGACTCGGACAAGGGCATCACCAGCCTGAACGTTCCCTCGGACATCATTGTGGATGCCTCCATGCCGGCCATGATCCGCTCCTCCGGCCACATGTGGGGCCCGGACGGCAAGGAAGCCGACACCCTGGCCGTCCTGCCGGACAGCTCATACGCAGGCGTCTACCAGGTAGTCCTTGATGACTGCCGCGCCCACGGGGCCTTCGATCCGACCACCATGGGCACCGTCCCGAACGTGGGCCTGATGGCGCAGGCGGCCGAGGAATACGGCAGCCACGACAAGACGTTCGAAATCCAGGAAGCCGGCAAGGTGCAGATCGTTGACGGCGCCGGCAACGTGCTGATCGAACACGACGTGGCCCCCGGTGACATCTGGCGTGCCTGCCAGACCAAGGACGCCCCCATCCGCGACTGGGTCAAGCTGGCCGTCACCCGCGCCCGCGCCTCCAAGATGCCCGCCGTCTTCTGGCTGGATGAAAGCCGCGCCCACGACCGCAACCTGATCGCCAAGGTTAACGAGTACCTCAAGGACCACGACACCACGGGCCTGCAGATCGAGATCATGTCCCCGGAGAAGGCAACCGCCTTCACCCTGGAGCGCATCCGCAAGGGCGAGGACACCATCTCCGTCTCCGGAAACGTGCTCAGGGACTACCTCACGGACCTGTTCCCGATCCTGGAACTCGGAACCAGCGCCAAGATGCTCTCCGTGGTTCCGCTGATGAACGGCGGCGGACTCTTCGAGACCGGTGCAGGCGGGTCAGCCCCGAAGCACGTCCAGCAGCTGCTCAAGGAAAACCACCTTCGCTGGGACAGCCTGGGCGAGTTCCTGGCCCTGGCCGTGAGCTTCGAGCACCTGGCCACCACCACCAACAACGCCCGTGCGCAGGTGCTGGCCGACACCCTGGACAAGGCAACGGGGACCTTCCTGCTGGAAAACAAGTCCCCGAGCCGCCGCGCGGGCGAGCTGGACAACCGCGGCAGCCACTACTACCTGGCACGGTACTGGGCCGAGGAACTGGCCAAGCAGACCGAGGACGCCGAGCTCGCAGCCTCATTCTCCGCTGTTGCCGGCGAACTGACGTCCAACGAGGAAACCATCGTTGGCGAACTCGCCGCGGTGCAGGGCTCACCGGTGGACATCGGCGGCTACTACCGTCCGGACGACGCCAAGACCTCCGCTGTCATGCGGCCCTCCGCAACGCTGAACAAGGTCATTGCCACGCTGAGCTAA
- the purH gene encoding bifunctional phosphoribosylaminoimidazolecarboxamide formyltransferase/IMP cyclohydrolase produces the protein MSFTQPERVSIDRVPIRRALISVYDKTGLEELAKGLHAAGVKIVSTGSTAKKIAAAGIPVQEVEEVTGSPEMLDGRVKTLHPRVHGGILADRRVPAHMDTLTKMEIETFDLVVVNLYPFVETVKSGAAQDDVVEQIDIGGPAMVRSAAKNHAAVAIVVDPGFYGQVVTAAAEGGFDLKTRRRLAAKAFAHTAAYDNAVATWTASQFKDEDGDGIIDWPAYAGLSLERSEVLRYGENPHQQAALYVDKAAPAGIAQADQLHGKAMSYNNFVDADAALRAAFDFTEPAVAIIKHANPCGVAVGSADAEDPIADAHAKAHACDPVSAFGGVIAANSTVTAGMARTVAGIFTEVVIAPAFEPEAVEILAKKKNIRLLALPEGYGRYPTEFRQVSGGMLVQATDKVDADGDNPANWTLAAGEAADEKTLADLAFAWTACRAAKSNAILLADNGAAVGIGMGQVNRLDSCRLAVERANSLGVSVESDVEGAGGASNTSAANAPERARGAVAASDAFFPFADGLQILIDAGVRAVVQPGGSVRDEEVIAAANAAGITMYFTGARHFFH, from the coding sequence GTGAGCTTCACGCAGCCTGAACGTGTATCCATCGACCGGGTTCCCATCCGCCGGGCCCTGATCTCGGTCTACGACAAGACCGGTCTGGAGGAGCTCGCCAAAGGACTGCACGCAGCGGGCGTGAAGATTGTGTCCACCGGTTCAACGGCCAAGAAGATCGCCGCGGCCGGCATCCCGGTCCAGGAAGTCGAGGAAGTCACCGGCTCCCCGGAAATGCTCGACGGCCGCGTCAAGACACTGCACCCCCGGGTCCACGGCGGCATCCTGGCCGACCGCCGCGTCCCGGCGCACATGGACACGCTGACCAAGATGGAGATCGAGACCTTCGACCTCGTCGTGGTGAACCTCTACCCCTTCGTGGAGACGGTCAAGTCCGGCGCCGCACAGGATGACGTGGTGGAGCAGATCGATATCGGCGGTCCCGCCATGGTGCGTTCAGCAGCGAAGAACCACGCCGCCGTCGCCATTGTGGTTGACCCCGGCTTCTACGGCCAGGTGGTCACCGCCGCGGCTGAAGGCGGCTTTGACCTGAAGACCCGACGCCGGCTGGCCGCGAAAGCGTTTGCCCACACCGCCGCGTACGACAACGCGGTGGCCACCTGGACGGCCAGCCAGTTCAAGGATGAGGACGGCGACGGCATCATCGACTGGCCCGCCTACGCCGGCCTATCCCTGGAACGCTCCGAGGTCCTGCGCTACGGCGAAAACCCCCACCAGCAGGCCGCGCTGTACGTCGATAAGGCTGCTCCGGCCGGCATCGCCCAGGCTGACCAGCTGCACGGCAAGGCCATGAGCTACAACAACTTCGTCGACGCCGACGCCGCCCTGCGCGCCGCGTTCGACTTCACCGAGCCCGCCGTCGCCATCATCAAGCACGCCAACCCCTGCGGTGTGGCCGTTGGGTCGGCCGATGCTGAAGATCCGATCGCCGACGCCCATGCCAAGGCCCACGCCTGCGATCCGGTCTCAGCGTTCGGCGGCGTCATCGCTGCCAACAGCACCGTGACGGCCGGCATGGCCCGCACGGTGGCCGGCATCTTCACCGAAGTGGTCATCGCCCCGGCCTTCGAACCCGAAGCGGTCGAAATCCTCGCCAAGAAGAAGAACATCCGCCTGCTGGCCCTGCCCGAGGGCTACGGCCGCTACCCGACGGAATTCCGCCAGGTCTCCGGCGGCATGCTGGTCCAGGCCACTGACAAGGTGGACGCCGACGGCGACAACCCCGCCAACTGGACCCTCGCCGCCGGTGAAGCCGCGGACGAGAAGACGCTCGCGGACCTGGCCTTCGCTTGGACCGCCTGCCGCGCAGCCAAGTCCAACGCCATCCTGCTCGCGGACAACGGCGCAGCCGTCGGCATCGGCATGGGCCAGGTCAACCGGCTGGACTCCTGCCGCCTCGCCGTGGAGCGGGCCAACTCGCTCGGTGTCTCGGTGGAGTCCGACGTCGAAGGTGCCGGCGGTGCCTCCAACACCAGCGCTGCCAACGCACCGGAGCGTGCCCGCGGCGCCGTTGCCGCCTCGGACGCGTTCTTCCCGTTCGCCGACGGCCTGCAGATCCTGATCGACGCCGGCGTCCGCGCCGTGGTTCAGCCGGGCGGGTCCGTCCGGGATGAGGAAGTCATCGCCGCGGCCAACGCCGCCGGCATCACCATGTACTTCACGGGTGCCCGCCACTTCTTCCACTGA
- a CDS encoding Gfo/Idh/MocA family oxidoreductase, with translation MSALIATPWLSSQPDQDPRSATGRPLRWGVIATGGIARSVSRDLALLADAELYAVSSRGRDTAESFATAYDFARSYWDDDGVPGYQHLLADDAVDVVYVATPHAQHHQIVLAALNAGKHVLCEKAFTINAREASELVAVARERRLFLMEAIWSRFLPGMQRAFEIAASGELGDVHWVTADLGFPAPYSPTSRLWAREAGGGALLDISVYPLLWALGTLGFPQTVSAAGSINDDGVDSQNALTLGYNHGAQAQLTSSLLAFGPRTATVAGSLGYLQSAGSINNPRELVISVGLGELRTEPFDVVGLGYTYELREVTRCIQQGVTESPVMPLEDSIKTMRLFDGVRGQLGVSYPNDVH, from the coding sequence ATGAGCGCGCTAATTGCCACGCCGTGGTTGTCCAGCCAGCCCGACCAGGACCCGCGGTCCGCTACCGGGAGGCCGTTGCGCTGGGGTGTCATTGCCACCGGCGGGATTGCCCGTTCCGTGTCGCGGGACCTGGCGCTGCTGGCGGATGCGGAGTTATACGCCGTCAGCTCCCGCGGCCGGGACACAGCGGAGAGCTTCGCCACCGCCTATGATTTCGCCCGCAGCTACTGGGACGACGACGGCGTCCCCGGCTACCAGCATCTGCTCGCCGACGACGCGGTGGACGTTGTCTATGTCGCCACGCCGCACGCGCAGCACCATCAGATTGTGCTGGCGGCGCTCAATGCCGGCAAGCACGTCCTGTGCGAAAAGGCCTTCACCATCAACGCGCGTGAGGCCAGCGAGCTGGTGGCCGTGGCCCGCGAACGGAGGCTCTTCCTGATGGAGGCCATCTGGAGCCGGTTCCTGCCGGGGATGCAACGGGCCTTCGAGATCGCGGCGTCGGGAGAACTGGGGGACGTGCACTGGGTGACTGCCGATCTGGGCTTTCCGGCCCCGTACTCTCCGACCTCCAGGCTGTGGGCCCGGGAGGCCGGCGGCGGTGCGCTCCTGGACATTTCCGTCTACCCGCTGCTGTGGGCCCTGGGAACCTTGGGGTTCCCCCAGACAGTCAGTGCCGCGGGTTCCATTAACGACGACGGCGTGGACTCCCAGAACGCTCTGACGCTTGGCTACAACCACGGCGCCCAGGCCCAGCTGACGTCCTCGCTGCTGGCATTCGGTCCCCGGACGGCCACCGTGGCGGGAAGCCTGGGCTACTTGCAGAGCGCGGGTTCCATCAACAACCCGAGGGAACTGGTAATCAGTGTGGGCCTTGGCGAGCTGCGCACCGAGCCGTTCGACGTCGTCGGCCTCGGCTACACCTACGAGCTTCGCGAGGTGACCCGTTGTATCCAGCAGGGTGTCACCGAAAGTCCGGTGATGCCGCTGGAGGATTCCATCAAAACCATGCGTCTCTTCGACGGCGTCCGCGGGCAGCTGGGGGTCAGCTACCCGAACGACGTCCACTAA
- a CDS encoding ABC transporter ATP-binding protein: MIEVKNLVRTFNSGDRTIRPVNDVSFVLEQGTLASIVGKSGSGKSTLLSLLGALDKPTSGDVVVNGVSLAAMPDSKLTEYRRRDIGFVFQQFNLIPNLSAVDNVMLPMEFAGVRKTQRRQRAQDLLEQVQLDPAKQVRRINRLSGGEQQRVAIARALANEPKLILADEPTGNLDEQTGDHIIELLSALSRDHNTTILVVTHDRALANKTDRRFRLQQGRLTEEPVRAMV; the protein is encoded by the coding sequence ATGATTGAAGTCAAGAACCTGGTCCGCACTTTCAACTCCGGCGACCGCACCATCAGACCGGTCAACGATGTCAGTTTTGTCCTGGAGCAGGGCACCCTGGCATCCATCGTGGGCAAGAGCGGCAGCGGCAAGAGCACCCTGTTGTCCCTCCTCGGTGCGCTGGACAAACCCACCAGCGGAGACGTCGTCGTGAACGGCGTCAGCCTGGCCGCCATGCCGGACAGCAAGCTGACCGAGTACCGGCGCCGGGACATCGGTTTTGTGTTCCAGCAGTTCAACCTCATCCCGAACCTCTCCGCGGTGGACAACGTGATGCTCCCCATGGAGTTCGCCGGCGTCCGGAAGACCCAGCGCCGGCAGCGGGCACAGGACCTGCTGGAGCAGGTCCAGCTGGACCCCGCAAAGCAGGTCCGGCGCATCAACCGGCTGTCCGGCGGCGAGCAGCAAAGGGTGGCCATTGCCCGCGCGCTGGCCAACGAACCCAAGCTGATCCTCGCGGACGAGCCCACCGGCAACCTTGACGAACAGACCGGCGACCACATCATCGAGCTCCTGAGCGCACTCAGCCGTGACCACAACACCACCATCCTGGTGGTCACGCACGACAGGGCGCTGGCGAATAAGACCGACCGCCGCTTCCGGCTCCAGCAGGGCAGGCTGACCGAAGAACCGGTCCGGGCCATGGTCTGA